One window from the genome of Elusimicrobiota bacterium encodes:
- a CDS encoding phytoene/squalene synthase family protein: MTSFKASSFAPAFWCLGRQQRLALGAVYAFARLVDDAVDEIGVAGGDPIRARRILDAWRQALAGGPLSPEIPTDLWRVLERALVQFSIDRKNLIDLVNGVERDLTQTRYETWDDLKEYCYGVAGTVGLACLPLFGLDPVRHREFAVSLGEAVQLVNILRDVKADAVRDRIYIPQEDFRRFHLGNEEILGFVYNDDFKELMKFEADRARKLFSAAQAALPADQISAARPALIMGRLYQRLLGKIEQRNFEIYTTRPRLTLFEKVACLW; this comes from the coding sequence ATGACCAGTTTTAAAGCCAGCAGTTTCGCTCCGGCGTTCTGGTGTTTGGGGCGGCAACAACGGTTGGCGTTGGGAGCGGTTTATGCCTTTGCCCGGTTGGTGGATGATGCCGTCGATGAGATCGGGGTGGCTGGGGGAGACCCTATCCGCGCACGGCGTATTTTGGATGCCTGGCGCCAAGCGTTGGCGGGTGGGCCCCTTTCTCCCGAGATTCCCACGGATCTGTGGCGTGTTTTAGAACGGGCGTTGGTCCAATTTTCCATTGATCGGAAGAACCTGATCGATCTGGTCAACGGTGTCGAACGGGATCTCACCCAGACGCGATACGAAACGTGGGATGACTTGAAAGAATATTGTTATGGGGTCGCTGGCACGGTGGGATTGGCCTGCTTGCCCCTCTTTGGCCTCGACCCGGTTCGCCATCGGGAATTTGCTGTTTCGCTCGGGGAGGCGGTTCAGTTGGTCAATATTTTAAGAGATGTGAAAGCCGATGCCGTGAGGGACCGGATTTATATTCCGCAGGAAGACTTTCGTCGGTTTCATTTGGGAAATGAGGAAATTTTGGGATTTGTTTACAACGACGATTTCAAGGAACTCATGAAGTTTGAAGCGGACCGCGCCCGTAAACTTTTTTCCGCCGCTCAGGCGGCCCTCCCGGCGGATCAAATCAGCGCCGCCCGCCCGGCCTTGATCATGGGCCGTCTGTATCAGCGCCTTCTCGGTAAGATCGAACAACGAAACTTCGAAATTTATACCACTCGGCCCCGACTCACCCTTTTCGAAAAAGTCGCCTGTTTGTGGTAG
- a CDS encoding MBL fold metallo-hydrolase, which produces MMKIKFWGTRGSISSPGPETTKYGGNTACVEVSNDKTLAIFDAGTGIRMLGEDLLRRGTGPVEGHLFISHFHFDHIVGFPFFRPLYKKENKFTVYGCEGTGRKLENIFVGQMSPEYFPVTLSEMPAELRFVQLTTRPMELNGWTITPAYINHPGLALGYKIENGKSKIVYMTDNEPFRYLLRQQAKKQEVFDDLKRGQVELEREDLLLADFIEGADVLIHDGQYTQEEYPSRLGWGHSFYEFALEMALQGKVKKLVYFHHDPDRTDAALDQILEKVQAYAKTREPSLEVCAAAEGLEIPLP; this is translated from the coding sequence ATGATGAAAATTAAGTTTTGGGGAACGCGAGGGTCCATTTCCTCCCCCGGTCCGGAGACCACGAAATACGGTGGCAACACGGCCTGTGTGGAAGTCTCTAACGATAAAACACTCGCTATCTTTGACGCGGGGACCGGGATCCGAATGTTGGGTGAGGACCTTTTACGCCGAGGCACGGGTCCTGTGGAAGGCCACCTCTTCATCAGTCATTTCCATTTCGATCACATTGTGGGATTTCCTTTTTTTCGGCCCCTCTACAAAAAAGAAAATAAGTTTACGGTTTACGGGTGCGAGGGCACCGGCCGCAAGTTGGAAAATATTTTCGTGGGTCAAATGAGCCCTGAGTATTTCCCGGTCACCCTATCGGAAATGCCCGCGGAACTTCGTTTTGTCCAGCTCACCACACGCCCCATGGAACTGAACGGTTGGACCATCACCCCCGCCTACATCAATCATCCCGGGCTGGCGTTGGGGTATAAGATCGAGAACGGGAAAAGCAAGATCGTCTACATGACGGATAATGAACCGTTTCGTTATCTGTTGCGTCAACAGGCGAAAAAGCAGGAAGTTTTTGATGACTTGAAACGCGGACAAGTGGAACTGGAACGGGAAGATCTTTTGTTGGCGGATTTTATTGAGGGCGCCGATGTCTTAATCCATGATGGCCAATACACACAAGAAGAGTATCCTTCCCGCCTTGGGTGGGGCCATAGTTTTTACGAGTTTGCCCTAGAAATGGCATTGCAGGGAAAGGTCAAAAAGCTCGTGTATTTTCATCACGATCCGGACCGAACCGATGCCGCGCTGGACCAGATTTTAGAAAAGGTACAAGCCTACGCGAAAACCCGCGAACCTTCTTTAGAAGTGTGTGCCGCGGCCGAAGGGCTTGAGATTCCGCTTCCGTAA
- a CDS encoding type II toxin-antitoxin system VapC family toxin, which yields MIYFDSAYIVKCYLQETGSKEVRDLAEAGEAVASCELARVEFSAAVHRHTREKDITDKQAGVIFQRFRRDIREGYWTFYPLTSQLLEECGKAFENLPRHLFLRTADALHILCALNQGFKVLYTDDAHLRAAAPSFGLKAINVIRN from the coding sequence TTGATTTACTTTGATAGCGCCTACATCGTTAAATGCTACCTCCAAGAAACAGGATCAAAGGAGGTTCGAGACTTGGCCGAAGCGGGGGAAGCGGTGGCCTCCTGTGAGTTGGCCCGGGTCGAATTCTCCGCGGCCGTCCACCGGCACACAAGGGAAAAGGACATCACGGATAAACAGGCGGGCGTCATCTTCCAACGCTTCCGCCGTGACATTCGCGAAGGATACTGGACCTTCTATCCTTTGACGTCGCAGTTGTTGGAGGAGTGCGGCAAGGCCTTCGAAAATTTACCTCGACATCTTTTTCTACGAACCGCGGACGCCTTGCACATCCTCTGCGCGTTAAACCAAGGGTTCAAGGTTCTTTACACCGACGACGCACACCTGCGCGCGGCGGCTCCCTCTTTTGGTCTAAAAGCCATCAATGTTATTCGCAATTAA
- the hpnC gene encoding squalene synthase HpnC: MSFSSDSLPLQVATLEDAYAACARLARSHYENFPVASWWLPGHLRRAVAVVYAFARCADDFADEPGLEEPARLARLADWRTRLGSGATGHEHHPVFWALADVFRQHPLSPEPFEKLITAFEMDVKKNRHGTFNDLIFYCRHSANPVGEILLRLFGGWTEIRGHGSDAICTALQLANFWQDVTVDTKKNRLYIPQEDLARFGVSEEKVFQGPVSDPLKKLMVFQINRTWNLFEEGRSLLSDAPVGLKKELRLVWLGGTEILRKIEAQGYDVWSRRPVVSKMDWLRLFGKMCLGVPGPVGGRG; this comes from the coding sequence ATGTCTTTTTCTTCCGATTCCCTTCCCCTCCAAGTGGCTACCCTTGAAGACGCCTATGCCGCGTGCGCCCGGTTGGCTCGTTCTCACTATGAAAATTTTCCAGTGGCATCTTGGTGGTTGCCGGGGCACCTTCGGCGTGCGGTGGCTGTGGTGTATGCGTTCGCCCGCTGTGCCGATGATTTCGCTGATGAACCGGGGCTAGAGGAGCCGGCCCGCCTCGCCCGTTTGGCCGATTGGCGAACCCGGTTGGGTTCGGGGGCCACGGGACACGAACACCATCCGGTCTTCTGGGCGTTGGCCGACGTGTTTCGTCAACATCCCTTATCCCCTGAACCCTTTGAAAAACTCATTACGGCATTTGAAATGGATGTAAAAAAGAATCGGCACGGGACTTTCAACGATTTGATCTTCTATTGTCGTCATTCCGCCAATCCCGTGGGAGAGATCCTTCTTCGACTTTTTGGTGGCTGGACAGAAATTCGAGGGCATGGATCCGACGCGATTTGCACGGCCCTCCAGTTGGCCAACTTCTGGCAAGACGTTACGGTGGACACAAAGAAAAATCGTCTATACATTCCCCAGGAAGATCTTGCCCGTTTTGGTGTGTCCGAAGAGAAGGTGTTCCAGGGCCCTGTCTCGGACCCTTTGAAAAAGCTGATGGTTTTTCAGATAAACCGAACGTGGAACCTTTTTGAAGAAGGGCGTTCCCTCCTGTCCGACGCCCCTGTGGGGCTAAAGAAGGAGCTTCGGTTGGTTTGGCTGGGGGGAACCGAAATTCTTCGGAAAATCGAAGCCCAGGGATATGATGTCTGGTCCAGGCGGCCTGTGGTGAGTAAAATGGATTGGCTGCGGCTTTTCGGGAAAATGTGTTTGGGTGTCCCGGGGCCCGTTGGGGGGAGGGGATGA
- the ychF gene encoding redox-regulated ATPase YchF: MDIGIVGLPNVGKSTLFNALTGAAAAASNFPFTTIDPNVGIVPLPDERLTFLGNKFASEKVTPGGIKFVDIAGLVKGASQGEGLGNKFLSHIRAVDAIAHVVRCFKDPDVVNVLGSINPDEAADIIETELLLSDLQQAEKALEKLQGPVRSGDKLAREKMEQIESLAKGFREGRSARSQNVPVDLQTEIGFLTGKPVLYVANTDEEGPDPQLMAALETRAKSEKARVVTLCAKMEAEIVQLPEEERISFYESAGIKTPGLGRLANAGKDLLDLISFFTAGPQETRAWVIPRGTRAVKAAGKIHSDIERGFIRAELYKYDDLVRLGNYKAIQEKGLVSVEGKEYEMKDGDVVYFRFNV; this comes from the coding sequence ATGGACATTGGTATTGTTGGACTTCCCAACGTTGGAAAATCAACGCTCTTTAACGCCTTAACTGGGGCGGCGGCTGCCGCCAGTAATTTCCCCTTTACGACCATCGACCCCAACGTGGGGATTGTGCCTCTCCCCGATGAGCGGTTAACCTTCTTAGGAAACAAGTTCGCCAGTGAGAAGGTCACACCCGGGGGGATTAAATTTGTGGACATTGCGGGATTGGTGAAAGGGGCCAGTCAAGGAGAAGGACTGGGCAACAAATTCCTGTCCCATATTCGTGCCGTGGACGCCATTGCCCATGTGGTCCGTTGTTTTAAAGATCCTGACGTGGTGAACGTATTGGGATCCATCAATCCGGACGAAGCGGCGGACATTATTGAAACAGAACTCCTCCTTTCGGATCTCCAGCAGGCGGAAAAAGCTTTGGAGAAACTCCAGGGGCCCGTACGGTCTGGCGACAAATTGGCTCGGGAAAAAATGGAGCAGATCGAATCCCTGGCGAAAGGGTTTCGGGAAGGACGGTCGGCCCGGTCCCAAAACGTCCCCGTTGACCTCCAAACAGAAATCGGTTTTTTGACTGGGAAACCTGTTCTGTATGTGGCCAACACCGATGAGGAAGGCCCTGACCCTCAACTGATGGCCGCCTTGGAAACACGGGCCAAATCCGAAAAGGCCCGCGTGGTGACCTTGTGTGCCAAAATGGAAGCTGAAATCGTTCAACTTCCGGAAGAAGAAAGGATCTCATTTTACGAATCCGCCGGGATCAAAACACCTGGGTTGGGTCGCCTGGCGAACGCGGGGAAAGATCTTTTGGATCTCATTTCCTTCTTTACCGCCGGCCCCCAGGAAACCCGGGCGTGGGTTATCCCCCGAGGAACACGGGCGGTCAAAGCGGCAGGAAAAATTCACTCGGACATTGAGCGGGGGTTTATTCGGGCCGAACTTTATAAATACGACGACCTGGTGCGGCTGGGGAACTACAAAGCCATCCAAGAGAAAGGACTCGTTTCCGTTGAGGGTAAAGAGTACGAAATGAAAGACGGGGACGTGGTGTATTTTCGTTTTAACGTGTAA
- a CDS encoding NAD-dependent epimerase/dehydratase family protein, with product MKTILLTGAAGFIGAWTAQALRDRGDRVVGVDNFNPYYDVRLKRNRVKSLVPDIPIHEVDIADRKALGKALKREKIDQICHLAAQAGVRYSLTNPFAYENANNLGTLNLLELARERNIRSIIYASSSSVYGANKKIPFSVDDPVNRPVSLYAATKRSNELTAHAYHHLYGIRCTGLRFFTVYGPWGRPDMAYFSFTKAIVEGRTIDVFNHGRMRRDFTYISDIVSGVLAALDKNHSYEIFNLGNCHPVSLTRFISAIESALGKKAKRRLLPLQPGDVPATWADIKRSTRLLGFRPTTDIQTGVNHFVDWYRTYFRI from the coding sequence ATGAAGACGATTTTACTGACCGGCGCGGCGGGTTTCATCGGCGCGTGGACGGCTCAGGCCCTGCGGGACCGGGGCGACCGTGTGGTGGGGGTGGACAATTTCAACCCCTACTACGATGTTCGTTTAAAAAGAAACCGCGTAAAATCCCTTGTCCCAGACATTCCCATTCATGAAGTGGATATCGCGGACCGGAAAGCTCTTGGGAAAGCATTAAAGCGGGAGAAAATTGATCAGATTTGCCATCTGGCGGCCCAAGCCGGGGTTCGTTATTCACTCACGAACCCCTTTGCCTATGAAAACGCCAACAATTTGGGAACGTTAAATTTATTGGAATTGGCGCGGGAACGGAACATCCGATCGATCATCTACGCGTCGTCGTCCTCGGTTTACGGGGCCAACAAAAAAATCCCTTTTTCGGTTGACGATCCGGTGAACAGGCCGGTCTCCCTCTACGCCGCCACCAAACGGTCCAATGAGTTGACGGCCCATGCCTACCACCATCTGTATGGAATCCGTTGCACGGGGTTGCGTTTTTTTACGGTGTACGGCCCTTGGGGCCGTCCGGATATGGCTTATTTCTCGTTTACCAAAGCCATTGTCGAAGGGCGAACGATCGATGTTTTCAATCACGGGCGAATGAGGCGGGATTTTACTTACATTTCAGACATTGTTTCCGGTGTGTTGGCGGCTCTGGATAAAAATCATTCCTACGAAATATTTAATTTAGGAAACTGTCACCCAGTGTCTTTGACCCGCTTCATTTCGGCGATTGAATCGGCTTTAGGGAAAAAGGCCAAGAGGCGACTTCTCCCACTTCAACCCGGCGACGTCCCTGCCACCTGGGCGGACATAAAAAGATCCACGCGTCTCTTGGGGTTCCGGCCAACCACCGACATTCAAACGGGTGTGAACCACTTTGTGGATTGGTACCGGACTTACTTCCGGATTTGA
- a CDS encoding valine--tRNA ligase, with translation MELPSVYSPEETEAKWYPLWEERGLFGSRPASDRPPFTVVIPPPNVTGSLHMGHALNNTLQDVLVRWRRMKGDNALWIPGTDHGGIATQNVVEKILKKEGKNRHALGREAFLERMWAWRKESGDTILHQLRKLGCSLDWSRTRFTMDEASSRAVAAAFVEFFSRKLIYQGVRLVNWCPRCCTALSDIEVEHEDRTGSLWHIRYPFLNDRTGGVVVATTRPETMLGDTGVAVNPEDERYQGLAGKKLQLPLMDREIPLVADAAVDSTFGTGAVKVTPSHDATDFEIGERHNLPHEMVIGFDGKMTARAGRFAGLSVKECREKVVAELEEKNLLVKVESHRHAVSTCYRCNTTIEPLESSQWFLKTSAMAEAAAQATEDGRVKIHPESWTKPYLAWLHNNRDWCISRQIWWGHQIPVWYCLSCGDYSDEKVRRIREDPTFKNESAKSLLRESAKRPIVQAEPPVACPECGSKDLVRDPDVLDTWFSSGLWPLTTLGWPEETPALKVHYPTSVLATGHEILYLWVARMVMMGLALRNEVPYRDVFIHGIVRDKQGRKMSKSLNNVIDPLDIMKKYGTDALRYALVAQASPGRDMQMADDTFIGARNFSNKLWNACRFVLMNLKDYKPSDIPLAQRTPADRWMAHRFTDTMTRVDGHLQALDPSQAARALYDFFWGDFCDWYIELAKPRLQPGVEESSARAAQQTLTEILDGVLRALHPVMPFITEELWQALWTNLGAKPTGSLMEGPYECLWEGPIASPEDLRGLALVQETVTAIRTIRSEMNVPPGKGITVIVNLTGASAETKGHLNQLVSHITHLAKVAEWRVVETGECPPPAQAASAVAADFGMFIPLEGLIDFAKERQRLEKGKADCEGGIQRDEERLNNPDFRSRAPADKVAEVETRLVESKTQLARIEAFLRTLGG, from the coding sequence ATGGAACTTCCATCCGTCTACAGCCCGGAAGAGACCGAGGCCAAGTGGTACCCCCTGTGGGAGGAGCGTGGCCTTTTTGGGTCGCGCCCAGCCTCCGATCGTCCCCCGTTTACCGTAGTGATCCCCCCCCCCAACGTCACCGGATCCCTGCATATGGGCCACGCGTTGAACAACACCCTTCAAGACGTGTTGGTGCGCTGGCGGCGGATGAAAGGCGACAACGCGTTGTGGATCCCCGGCACTGACCACGGCGGAATTGCCACCCAGAACGTGGTGGAAAAGATTTTAAAAAAAGAAGGAAAAAACCGGCACGCGTTAGGCCGGGAAGCGTTTTTGGAGCGGATGTGGGCCTGGCGAAAAGAATCCGGCGATACCATTCTCCACCAACTGCGAAAACTGGGCTGTTCCCTGGACTGGAGTCGGACGCGCTTCACCATGGACGAAGCCAGTTCCCGGGCGGTGGCCGCCGCCTTTGTTGAATTTTTCAGCCGAAAACTTATTTACCAGGGCGTTCGACTGGTCAATTGGTGCCCACGATGCTGTACCGCCCTTTCCGACATTGAAGTGGAACACGAAGACCGGACCGGGTCCCTCTGGCACATTCGCTATCCCTTTCTGAACGACAGGACCGGTGGCGTGGTCGTGGCCACCACACGGCCCGAAACCATGCTGGGAGACACCGGGGTTGCTGTTAACCCAGAGGACGAGCGCTACCAAGGACTGGCGGGCAAAAAGCTGCAGCTTCCGCTGATGGATCGGGAGATCCCCCTGGTGGCGGATGCGGCGGTGGACTCCACTTTTGGAACGGGTGCCGTGAAAGTGACCCCTTCCCACGACGCCACCGATTTCGAGATCGGGGAACGTCACAACCTGCCCCACGAAATGGTGATCGGTTTCGATGGAAAAATGACCGCCCGGGCGGGGCGCTTTGCGGGCCTCTCCGTTAAAGAGTGCCGTGAAAAGGTTGTGGCCGAACTGGAAGAGAAAAATCTTCTCGTTAAAGTGGAATCTCATCGGCACGCGGTGTCCACCTGCTACCGATGCAACACGACGATTGAACCCCTGGAATCCAGCCAATGGTTTTTAAAGACCTCCGCCATGGCCGAGGCCGCCGCCCAAGCAACAGAAGACGGCCGCGTAAAAATCCACCCTGAATCTTGGACGAAACCCTATTTGGCGTGGCTTCACAACAACCGCGACTGGTGCATTTCCCGTCAGATCTGGTGGGGCCATCAGATCCCGGTTTGGTATTGCCTGAGCTGCGGTGATTATTCAGACGAAAAAGTCCGCCGAATTCGAGAAGATCCCACTTTCAAAAATGAAAGCGCAAAATCTCTTCTGCGCGAATCGGCCAAACGGCCCATCGTTCAAGCGGAACCGCCCGTCGCCTGTCCCGAATGCGGGTCGAAGGATTTGGTGCGGGATCCCGATGTCCTGGACACGTGGTTTTCGTCCGGACTGTGGCCCTTGACCACCTTGGGTTGGCCGGAGGAGACCCCGGCGCTTAAGGTTCACTACCCCACCTCCGTGCTTGCGACGGGCCACGAGATTCTCTATTTGTGGGTGGCCCGCATGGTCATGATGGGGCTCGCTCTTCGAAATGAGGTCCCCTATCGCGACGTGTTTATCCATGGAATAGTTAGGGACAAGCAGGGGCGAAAAATGTCCAAGTCTCTTAACAACGTCATCGACCCCTTGGACATCATGAAAAAATACGGCACGGACGCCTTGCGGTATGCCCTGGTGGCCCAGGCTTCCCCCGGCCGAGACATGCAGATGGCGGACGACACCTTTATTGGGGCGCGGAACTTTTCCAATAAACTTTGGAACGCCTGTCGGTTCGTCCTCATGAACCTCAAGGATTACAAACCGTCGGACATCCCCCTGGCCCAGAGGACCCCGGCCGACCGCTGGATGGCCCATCGGTTTACCGACACCATGACCCGGGTCGACGGACATTTGCAGGCCCTCGATCCCTCCCAAGCCGCCCGAGCCCTTTACGATTTTTTCTGGGGTGATTTTTGCGATTGGTACATCGAGTTGGCGAAACCCCGACTGCAACCGGGAGTGGAGGAATCCTCCGCTCGCGCCGCCCAACAGACATTGACGGAAATTTTGGATGGGGTCTTACGGGCCCTGCACCCGGTGATGCCGTTTATCACCGAAGAACTGTGGCAGGCCCTTTGGACCAATTTAGGCGCGAAACCGACCGGCAGTTTGATGGAAGGCCCCTATGAATGCTTGTGGGAGGGCCCCATTGCTTCACCCGAAGATTTGCGGGGACTCGCCTTGGTCCAGGAAACGGTGACAGCCATCCGAACCATTCGATCCGAAATGAACGTCCCTCCGGGGAAAGGCATTACGGTCATCGTCAACCTGACGGGTGCCTCCGCAGAGACCAAAGGACACCTCAACCAGTTGGTCTCCCACATCACCCACCTGGCAAAAGTCGCGGAATGGCGGGTGGTGGAAACAGGTGAATGCCCGCCGCCGGCCCAAGCCGCATCGGCCGTGGCCGCCGATTTCGGGATGTTTATCCCTCTCGAAGGGTTGATTGATTTTGCAAAGGAACGACAACGATTGGAGAAAGGAAAAGCGGATTGTGAAGGTGGCATTCAACGGGACGAGGAACGGTTGAACAATCCCGATTTTCGCTCCCGCGCCCCCGCGGACAAAGTGGCCGAGGTGGAAACCCGCTTGGTGGAGAGCAAAACCCAGCTCGCCCGGATCGAGGCGTTCCTGCGCACCCTGGGGGGATAG
- the gap gene encoding type I glyceraldehyde-3-phosphate dehydrogenase: protein MAVKVAINGFGRIGRLVFRALVEQGLLGKTLDVVAVGDIVPADNLAYLLKYDSVQGRFNGTVSSKKSSADKVEDDVLVVNGSEIKVVSAKDPSGLPWKELGVEIVIESTGLFTDGEKAKGHLAAGAKKVIISAPAKNEDVTIVMGVNEGKYDHAKHNIISNASCTTNCLAPVVHVLLKEGFGIEEGLMTTIHSYTATQKTVDGPSKKDWKGGRTAAQNIIPSTTGAAKAVGLVIPEVKGKLTGMAFRVPTPTVSVVDLTVRTLKETSYKEIAAAMRKASETYLKGILEVTSDEVVSSDFIHSKSSSIFDEGSGIELNKKFFKLVSWYDNEWGYSNRVVDLVNYILSKKA from the coding sequence ATGGCGGTTAAAGTTGCAATCAACGGTTTCGGACGGATTGGGCGGTTGGTGTTTCGCGCTCTGGTGGAACAAGGACTTTTGGGTAAAACGTTGGACGTGGTGGCGGTGGGGGATATCGTCCCGGCCGACAACCTGGCTTACCTCCTCAAATACGATTCTGTCCAAGGGCGATTTAATGGGACCGTGAGTTCCAAAAAATCTTCGGCCGATAAAGTCGAGGACGATGTCCTGGTCGTGAACGGCAGCGAAATTAAAGTGGTCAGCGCAAAAGACCCTTCCGGGCTGCCCTGGAAAGAACTGGGTGTGGAGATTGTGATTGAGTCCACGGGTCTCTTCACCGATGGGGAGAAAGCCAAAGGCCATCTCGCCGCCGGCGCGAAGAAAGTCATCATCAGCGCTCCCGCCAAGAACGAAGACGTCACCATCGTGATGGGCGTCAACGAAGGCAAATACGACCACGCGAAACACAACATCATTTCCAACGCGTCCTGCACGACGAACTGCTTGGCCCCGGTTGTTCACGTTCTCTTGAAAGAAGGGTTCGGTATCGAGGAAGGATTGATGACCACCATCCATTCCTACACGGCCACGCAGAAGACGGTGGACGGTCCTTCCAAGAAAGACTGGAAAGGCGGTCGTACCGCGGCACAAAACATTATTCCTTCCACCACGGGCGCGGCCAAGGCCGTGGGCTTGGTGATCCCCGAAGTGAAAGGCAAATTGACGGGGATGGCGTTCCGGGTTCCCACTCCCACCGTTTCTGTCGTGGATCTGACGGTCCGGACCCTAAAGGAAACCAGCTACAAAGAAATCGCCGCCGCCATGCGTAAGGCGAGCGAGACTTATCTCAAAGGTATTCTGGAGGTGACGTCGGACGAAGTGGTCAGTTCCGACTTCATTCACTCGAAATCCTCCTCCATCTTTGATGAAGGGTCGGGGATCGAACTCAACAAAAAGTTCTTTAAGCTCGTGAGCTGGTATGATAACGAGTGGGGCTATTCCAACCGTGTGGTTGACCTGGTCAACTACATCTTGAGCAAAAAAGCCTAA
- the rdgB gene encoding RdgB/HAM1 family non-canonical purine NTP pyrophosphatase, whose amino-acid sequence MKKPLIVIATHNRDKLREIRRILNQGFLTVRGLDDFPPPYTVRETGKTLEDNALLKARKAVQRTGQMALSDDSGLEVAALGGRPGVYSARFAGSGCSYADNNRKILRLLKGKKRSQRRALFRCVVALVTPEGKERLFQGRCPGWIVEEVHGQEGFGYDPIFEPKGEGCTFAELSLARKNEISHRALAFQRAAAYLKSSFRQSPKRTVR is encoded by the coding sequence ATGAAAAAACCCCTGATCGTTATTGCCACTCATAACCGAGATAAGTTGCGGGAAATTCGTCGGATTTTGAACCAAGGTTTTTTGACTGTTCGCGGACTGGATGATTTTCCTCCTCCTTACACGGTTCGCGAAACCGGGAAAACATTAGAGGACAACGCGCTTTTAAAAGCCCGTAAAGCCGTTCAACGGACGGGGCAAATGGCTCTTTCTGATGATTCGGGTCTGGAGGTCGCGGCGTTGGGTGGCCGTCCGGGAGTCTATTCCGCTCGGTTTGCCGGGTCGGGTTGTTCTTACGCGGACAACAACCGAAAAATTTTGAGGCTCTTAAAGGGAAAGAAAAGGTCCCAACGACGTGCCCTGTTTCGGTGTGTGGTGGCGTTGGTGACCCCGGAGGGAAAGGAACGTTTGTTTCAAGGGCGATGCCCGGGGTGGATCGTGGAAGAGGTTCATGGCCAAGAAGGGTTTGGTTACGATCCGATCTTTGAACCGAAAGGGGAAGGGTGTACTTTCGCGGAATTGTCTTTGGCACGCAAAAATGAGATCAGTCATCGGGCCTTGGCGTTTCAGCGGGCGGCCGCGTATCTCAAGAGTTCCTTTCGTCAATCCCCCAAAAGAACTGTACGATGA
- a CDS encoding response regulator, whose amino-acid sequence MAKILVVEDDDANREFLRFVFENAGHRVRVVGDGQAALDAVAAELPDLMILDVMLPEVHGYEVCNRLKRDPKTAGLKILILSAKTFNADRLQAMNVGADDFLSKPVDPSVLLERVMALLSPPPRSEPPKP is encoded by the coding sequence ATGGCTAAAATACTGGTGGTCGAAGACGATGATGCCAACCGCGAGTTTTTGCGTTTCGTTTTTGAGAACGCCGGCCACCGCGTTCGGGTTGTGGGGGATGGCCAGGCCGCCCTCGATGCCGTGGCCGCCGAACTGCCGGACCTGATGATCCTTGATGTGATGCTCCCGGAAGTGCACGGTTATGAGGTTTGCAATCGACTGAAACGCGATCCCAAAACAGCAGGATTAAAAATATTAATTCTTTCCGCCAAAACGTTTAACGCGGACCGACTCCAAGCGATGAATGTCGGCGCCGATGATTTTCTTTCAAAGCCTGTTGACCCCAGCGTGTTGTTGGAACGTGTGATGGCGCTTCTGTCCCCTCCTCCAAGGTCAGAACCGCCAAAGCCTTGA